A single region of the Cryptococcus decagattii chromosome 4, complete sequence genome encodes:
- a CDS encoding translation elongation factor Tu yields MLRNALQSRLSSTLRTAELRAARPVAGPSVLSARTFVSRPLPSPRFRAVVLTPRCQPTRGYAAESGGKFTRSKPHFNQIDKAPEEKARGITISTAHVEYETPNRHYAHIDCPDIKNMITGAAQLDGAIIVVSATDGQMPQTREHLLLARQVGIKKLVVFINKVDQVDDPEMLELVEMEMRELLGQYGFDGEETPIVMGSALAALEGRDPERGDLDKPFLMYVEDVFSISGRGTVVTGKVERGTITKGSEVEIVGLGAPIKTTLTGIAGDNMGALLRGIKREQVRRGQVLVQPGSIKSVKKFKAQIYEEGGRYTPFMANYRPQLFIRTTDVTCALTFPEGTEGAHEKLVMPGDNVEMIGDLVHDIALEPGSRFTLREGGKTIGTGIVSEIYE; encoded by the exons ATGCTCAGAAACGCCCTTCAGAGTCGTCTTTCCTCCACTCTCCGCACCGCTGAGCTTAGGG CTGCCAGACCCGTGGCTGGTCCCTCGGTCCTCTCTGCTAGGACATTTGTCTCAAGGccccttccctctcctcgTTTCCGAGCTGTTGTCTTGACCCCAAGATGTCAACCCACTCGTGGCTACGCTGCCGAATCTGGTGGCAAATTCACCAGATCCAAGCCTCATTTCAA CCAGATCGACAAAGCTCCTGAGGAGAAAGCTCGAGGTATCACCATTAGCACTGCC CATGTTGAGTACGAGACTCCCAACAGGCACTATGCGCACATCGACTGTCCTG ACATCAAAAATATGATTACTGGTGCCGCTCAGCTTGACGGTGCTATCATTGTCGTCTCTGCTACTGATGGCCAAATGCCTCAGACCCGTgagcatcttcttcttgcccgACAAGTTGGCATCAAGAAGTTGGttgtcttcatcaacaaaGTCGACCAAGTCGACGACCCTGAAATGCTCGAGTTGGTTGAGATGGAAATGAGAGAATTGCTGGGCCAGTACGGCTTTGATGGAGAGGAGACTCCTATCGTCATGGGATCCGCTCTTGCTGCTCTCGAAGGCCGCGACCCTGAGCGAG GTGACCTCGACAAGCCTTTCTTGATGTATGTTGAGGACGTATTCTCGATCTCTGGTCGAGGCACTGTTGTTACCGGGAAAGTTGAGCGTGGTACGATCACCAAGGGTTCCGAAGTTGAAATCGTTGGTCTCGGTGCACCTATCAAAACTACTCTCACTGGCATTG CTGGTGACAACATGGGTGCCCTCCTTCGTGGTATCAAGCGAGAGCAGGTCCGACGAGGTCAAGTTTTGGTGCAACCTGGCTCTATCAAGAGTGTCAAGAAGTTCAAGGCGCAAATTTAT gaggaaggtggTCGTTACACCCCTTTCATGGCTAACTACCGACCTCAGCTTTTCATCCGTACTACCGACGTAACTTGTGCCCTTACTTTCCCGGAGGGCACCGAGGGCGCTCATGAGAAGCTCGTCATGCCTGGTGACAATGTTGAGATGATCGGTGACCTTGTGCATGACATCGCTCTTGAGCCCGGATCGCGTTTCACCTTGCGAGAGGGCGGTAAGACTATCGGTACTGGTATTGTTTCAGAGATCTACGAGTAA